A stretch of Paraburkholderia phenazinium DNA encodes these proteins:
- a CDS encoding polyhydroxyalkanoate depolymerase — MNLFAYPAYQAFADLMLPARHGAALINHSLNAWPAFSETPHGRSLRASCDLITLAGLTHSRPPFELDTIEVDGKPIKLVEEVAARTPFCSLLHFRKEQAPSPAQPRVLVIAPMSGHFATLLRGTVKTMLAEHDVYITDWHNPRDVPLSQGRFGFEEFVQHIIDFVEAIGPGTHLLAVCQPTVAALAAVSLMAADDHPAQPASMTLMAGPLDTRINPTKVNALAKSKPIEWFERNLISAVPFGFAGAHRRVYPGFVQLNAFMAMNLGRHLDSFETMYYERAKGDPAKADTIRIFYEEYFATMDLTADFYLETVETVFQRHALPLHELEVGGRLIEPSKIRRTALLTVEGEKDDICAVGQTLAAQDMCDKLRPYLKTHHVQTGVGHYGVFNGHRWERHIYPRVRAVIYDNEPRAVAVSSRAQAIRPVPVAAAPIAAPAASAVTAAAADASSSGKASLASPRSNVA; from the coding sequence ATGAACCTGTTCGCATATCCCGCTTACCAGGCGTTTGCCGACCTGATGCTTCCGGCCCGGCACGGCGCGGCGCTTATCAATCATTCGTTGAACGCATGGCCGGCGTTCAGCGAAACGCCACACGGCCGTTCGCTACGTGCGTCTTGCGACCTGATCACGCTGGCCGGTCTGACGCACTCGAGACCACCGTTCGAGCTGGACACCATCGAGGTGGACGGCAAGCCCATCAAGCTTGTCGAGGAAGTTGCTGCGCGCACGCCGTTCTGCTCGCTGCTGCATTTCCGCAAGGAACAGGCCCCCTCACCCGCTCAGCCGCGCGTGCTGGTGATTGCGCCGATGTCCGGCCACTTCGCGACCCTGTTGCGGGGCACCGTCAAGACGATGCTCGCCGAGCACGACGTCTACATCACCGACTGGCACAACCCGCGCGACGTCCCGTTGTCGCAGGGACGCTTTGGCTTTGAGGAATTCGTCCAGCACATTATCGACTTCGTTGAAGCAATCGGTCCCGGTACCCATCTGCTGGCTGTTTGCCAGCCGACGGTTGCCGCCCTCGCGGCGGTGTCGCTGATGGCCGCGGACGACCATCCCGCGCAGCCCGCGAGCATGACGCTTATGGCTGGACCGCTCGATACGCGCATCAATCCGACCAAGGTCAACGCGCTCGCCAAGAGCAAGCCGATTGAATGGTTCGAACGCAATCTGATCAGCGCGGTGCCGTTCGGCTTTGCCGGCGCACACCGCCGCGTGTATCCCGGCTTCGTGCAGCTCAACGCGTTCATGGCGATGAATCTTGGCCGTCACCTCGATTCGTTCGAGACGATGTATTACGAGCGCGCCAAAGGCGATCCGGCCAAGGCGGACACCATCCGGATCTTCTACGAGGAATACTTCGCAACAATGGATCTGACGGCGGATTTCTATCTGGAAACCGTCGAGACCGTATTTCAACGCCATGCGTTGCCGCTGCATGAGCTGGAGGTGGGCGGACGCCTGATCGAACCGTCGAAGATTCGCCGCACGGCCTTGTTAACCGTCGAGGGTGAGAAGGACGATATCTGCGCGGTCGGCCAGACGCTCGCGGCGCAAGATATGTGCGACAAGCTTCGGCCTTATCTGAAAACCCATCATGTGCAGACGGGCGTCGGCCATTACGGGGTGTTCAACGGCCATCGTTGGGAGCGGCATATCTATCCACGTGTGCGGGCAGTGATCTACGACAACGAGCCGCGTGCGGTCGCGGTCAGCTCACGTGCACAGGCGATCCGGCCGGTGCCTGTGGCAGCGGCGCCGATTGCCGCGCCAGCCGCATCTGCTGTAACGGCGGCGGCTGCGGACGCGTCATCTTCGGGTAAAGCGTCGCTGGCATCGCCACGAAGCAACGTCGCTTGA
- a CDS encoding cupin domain-containing protein encodes MSTEFATQFSHVRPQDTSYEDQGLRDFFLYRDLGIAQATGGKVLAQLVKANHAPEQGTGWHRHEADFHIVIMLKGWARFMYGEKETLVAAGDCVHQAPGIVHYLFDYSEDMEYIEIVSPADFKSIDVEGPCDVPAVTPWKGVTA; translated from the coding sequence ATGTCTACCGAATTCGCCACGCAGTTTTCGCATGTCCGTCCGCAAGACACTTCGTATGAGGACCAGGGCCTGCGCGACTTCTTTCTCTATCGCGATCTCGGTATCGCGCAAGCGACGGGAGGCAAGGTTCTGGCGCAACTCGTGAAGGCGAACCATGCACCAGAGCAAGGCACCGGCTGGCACCGTCATGAGGCCGATTTCCACATTGTGATCATGCTGAAGGGCTGGGCGCGCTTCATGTATGGCGAGAAGGAGACGCTTGTCGCCGCCGGCGATTGCGTCCATCAGGCGCCCGGCATCGTTCACTACCTGTTCGACTACTCCGAAGATATGGAGTACATCGAAATTGTTTCGCCTGCGGATTTCAAATCGATCGACGTGGAGGGGCCGTGCGACGTCCCGGCCGTCACGCCGTGGAAAGGCGTAACGGCTTGA
- a CDS encoding methyl-accepting chemotaxis protein, with product MELLSLRRASVGARLAMLSCTLVALIFAAFTWALTRSAGEQVSEQVLARIAEKDRSIAAMIALFNQGLSAEVGRSMTLFASLLPATYTLDESQKVDINGVATPTIKAGDKVLNMDFSIPDQFLQSSGAIATVFARTGDDFVRVTTSLKKQDGSRAIGTLLDRKGPAYGLIVAGRTFTGLATLFGKRYITQYRPITDASGKVIGAFFVGVDVGAQIQSVQDGIRQLKIGDSGYYFVLDASNGADRGKLLVHPAAAGQLADDTTAPYKQMLDMQQGQLEYRSADATLGESSAQDKYVSFATVPEWHWLVGGIAPRDEVMAEVKATRNRFLLIGLALVVAFAVAFLIAVRRLVSRPIEEAAKASERLAAGDLSVRLVDGNSARADEIGRLMLAIDGIGEGIARIVVQVRNASSDMTQGTAKIATDSGDIASRIAVQASSLEETAASMEQMTSNVQQNADHAAQANTLVTSASEAALEGGRAVERVVSTMGDITRSSQKISDITSVIEGIAFQTNILALNAAVEAARAGEHGRGFAVVASEVRALAQRSAAAVKEIEALIGESTARVQSGFKIAEEASATMHGIVERVGQVRAIMGEISVASREQSGGIEQVNIAVTQIGEATQQNAAIVGNAEQAAAELRDQAARLAQVVSVFKLDAGRRD from the coding sequence ATGGAACTACTCTCTTTGCGTCGCGCCAGCGTCGGGGCCAGGCTCGCCATGCTTTCGTGCACGCTGGTCGCGCTGATCTTTGCCGCGTTCACGTGGGCGCTGACCCGCTCGGCCGGCGAACAGGTGAGCGAGCAGGTGCTGGCCCGTATTGCCGAGAAAGACCGCTCGATCGCCGCAATGATCGCCCTGTTCAACCAGGGTCTGTCAGCCGAAGTTGGCCGTTCGATGACACTATTCGCCAGTCTGCTGCCGGCCACGTACACGCTCGACGAATCGCAGAAAGTCGACATCAACGGCGTCGCGACACCCACCATTAAAGCCGGCGACAAAGTCCTCAATATGGACTTCTCGATCCCCGACCAATTCCTGCAAAGCAGCGGCGCCATCGCCACCGTATTCGCGCGCACCGGCGACGACTTCGTGCGCGTCACCACGTCGCTGAAGAAGCAGGACGGCAGCCGGGCCATCGGCACGCTGCTCGACCGTAAAGGCCCGGCCTACGGTCTGATCGTTGCAGGCAGAACCTTCACCGGTCTCGCCACGCTGTTCGGCAAGCGTTACATCACGCAGTACCGGCCCATCACGGACGCCAGCGGCAAGGTGATCGGCGCGTTCTTCGTCGGCGTGGACGTGGGCGCGCAGATCCAGTCGGTTCAAGACGGCATCCGTCAGCTCAAGATCGGCGACAGCGGCTATTACTTCGTGCTCGACGCGTCGAACGGTGCGGACCGCGGCAAGTTACTCGTGCATCCGGCCGCCGCCGGCCAGCTCGCCGACGACACCACCGCACCGTACAAGCAGATGCTCGACATGCAGCAAGGCCAGCTCGAATACCGCTCGGCCGACGCGACACTCGGCGAGAGCTCGGCGCAAGACAAATATGTGTCGTTTGCCACGGTGCCGGAATGGCACTGGCTGGTGGGTGGGATTGCACCGCGCGATGAAGTGATGGCCGAGGTCAAAGCGACCCGTAACCGCTTCCTGCTGATTGGCCTCGCGCTGGTCGTCGCGTTCGCCGTGGCTTTCCTGATCGCCGTGCGGCGTCTGGTAAGTCGTCCGATCGAGGAAGCCGCCAAGGCGTCCGAGCGTCTTGCCGCGGGCGATCTGAGCGTGCGGCTCGTGGATGGGAACAGCGCCCGCGCCGATGAGATCGGACGCTTGATGCTGGCGATAGACGGCATCGGCGAGGGCATCGCGCGCATTGTGGTCCAGGTGCGCAATGCGTCGTCCGACATGACGCAAGGCACCGCGAAGATCGCCACCGACAGCGGCGATATCGCCTCGCGCATCGCCGTGCAGGCGAGCAGCCTCGAAGAGACTGCCGCGAGCATGGAACAGATGACGTCGAACGTCCAGCAGAACGCGGACCACGCCGCACAGGCCAATACACTCGTGACGAGCGCCTCTGAAGCAGCACTGGAAGGCGGCCGCGCAGTGGAACGCGTCGTCTCGACGATGGGCGACATCACGCGCTCTTCGCAGAAAATATCCGACATCACCAGCGTGATCGAGGGCATTGCGTTTCAGACCAATATCCTCGCGCTGAATGCAGCGGTCGAAGCCGCGCGCGCCGGCGAACACGGCCGGGGATTCGCAGTGGTCGCATCCGAAGTGCGTGCACTTGCTCAACGCAGCGCTGCTGCCGTGAAGGAAATCGAAGCGCTGATCGGCGAATCGACCGCGCGGGTTCAAAGTGGCTTCAAGATCGCCGAAGAGGCGAGCGCGACGATGCATGGCATCGTTGAACGGGTCGGCCAGGTGCGCGCGATCATGGGTGAAATTAGCGTCGCGTCGCGCGAGCAGTCGGGCGGCATCGAACAGGTGAATATCGCCGTTACGCAGATCGGCGAAGCGACCCAGCAGAACGCCGCGATTGTCGGCAACGCAGAACAGGCCGCCGCAGAACTACGCGATCAAGCCGCACGGCTCGCGCAGGTGGTGAGCGTGTTCAAGCTGGACGCAGGGCGTCGGGATTGA
- a CDS encoding 3-hydroxyacyl-CoA dehydrogenase family protein yields the protein MGVGIATQSALHGYRTIVHDVDAARLASVAPKAEAVLDELIDAGRIDAAAKRAALARIETHTTLETMAAAQFVIEAIPEVLELKHRVYASLAQLLADDTILASNTSGFTPDQLAAPLRHKERFLIAHFWNPPHMIPLVEVVPGTLTDPYVTQQTVALMSRIGMEPVVLTKAIPGFVGNRLQFAVLREALNIVRSGAATPEVVDRVVKASLGRRWGVVGPLEGADLGGLDTFLDIASHLMPELAKDEDVLDLLRKQVGVGRVGVRSGAGFYDWDDAHLAQVKEGRKKVISRG from the coding sequence ATGGGCGTGGGTATTGCGACGCAGAGCGCGTTGCATGGATATCGGACGATCGTGCATGACGTCGACGCAGCGCGTCTCGCCAGCGTCGCGCCCAAAGCGGAAGCGGTGCTCGACGAACTGATCGACGCTGGCCGCATTGATGCAGCAGCCAAGCGCGCGGCCCTCGCGCGCATCGAAACGCACACTACGCTCGAAACGATGGCGGCCGCGCAATTCGTCATCGAAGCGATCCCCGAGGTACTGGAGCTGAAGCATCGCGTTTACGCGTCGCTCGCTCAACTGCTTGCTGACGACACCATTCTCGCCAGCAATACCAGCGGCTTTACTCCCGATCAGCTCGCCGCTCCATTGCGTCACAAAGAGCGCTTCCTGATCGCGCATTTCTGGAATCCTCCGCATATGATTCCGCTCGTCGAGGTGGTGCCCGGCACGCTCACTGACCCGTACGTTACCCAGCAGACGGTGGCCTTGATGAGCCGCATCGGCATGGAACCGGTTGTGCTGACGAAGGCGATACCGGGCTTTGTCGGAAACCGCCTGCAGTTTGCCGTGCTCCGTGAGGCGCTCAACATCGTGCGCTCGGGCGCGGCGACGCCGGAGGTGGTGGATCGTGTGGTGAAGGCTTCGCTTGGACGCCGCTGGGGTGTCGTGGGACCGCTCGAGGGCGCCGACCTCGGCGGCCTCGACACCTTCCTCGATATCGCTTCCCACTTGATGCCTGAACTCGCAAAAGATGAGGACGTACTCGATCTTTTACGCAAGCAGGTCGGTGTGGGGCGCGTAGGCGTTCGCAGCGGCGCCGGCTTTTATGATTGGGACGATGCGCATCTGGCGCAGGTGAAGGAAGGACGCAAAAAAGTGATTAGCCGCGGTTGA
- a CDS encoding helix-turn-helix domain-containing protein: MKRNLFAELKEGMAELAGEREGKLTLRTVDVEVPDALDVSPEEIRTVREALHASQAVMARRLRVNQRTYQNWEQGKAKPNAQAAVLIKLVEKHPETLRLLEAL, from the coding sequence ATGAAGCGGAACCTGTTTGCCGAATTGAAGGAAGGCATGGCTGAACTTGCCGGCGAACGCGAAGGCAAACTGACGCTGCGCACGGTAGACGTCGAGGTTCCTGACGCACTTGACGTTTCGCCGGAGGAAATCAGAACTGTTCGAGAGGCGCTACACGCATCGCAGGCGGTGATGGCTCGACGTTTGCGCGTTAATCAGCGTACGTATCAGAATTGGGAGCAAGGAAAGGCAAAGCCCAATGCGCAAGCGGCCGTTTTGATCAAGCTGGTCGAGAAACATCCAGAGACACTGAGACTGCTCGAAGCACTGTGA
- a CDS encoding glutathione S-transferase family protein: MANTTLTISSKNYSSWSLRGWLLTKFSGLPFEEIVMPVDDPSARAELLLLSPSILVPCLFHDGIKVWDTLAIAEYLNEVQPDAKLLPDDRRARAHCRAISGEMHSGFGSLRSALPMNLKAHFPGFKVWARAQSDIDRIVAIWRECLEQYGGPYLFGERSVADAMYAPVVTRFVTYDVKLDPDIVEYGQRILALPEMQQWIADAQQEIDEIDELDVEF; the protein is encoded by the coding sequence ATGGCGAATACGACGCTCACCATCAGCAGCAAGAACTATTCGTCATGGTCCCTGCGGGGCTGGCTGCTGACGAAGTTCAGCGGATTGCCTTTCGAAGAGATCGTGATGCCGGTGGATGACCCCAGCGCGCGCGCCGAACTGCTCCTGCTTTCGCCATCGATTCTAGTGCCTTGTCTGTTTCACGACGGCATCAAGGTGTGGGACACATTGGCGATAGCCGAGTATCTCAACGAGGTGCAGCCCGATGCGAAGCTGTTGCCGGACGACCGGCGCGCCCGGGCGCACTGCCGGGCGATCAGCGGCGAGATGCATTCGGGGTTTGGTTCGTTGCGCTCGGCACTGCCCATGAACCTCAAGGCGCACTTTCCAGGTTTCAAGGTGTGGGCACGCGCGCAGTCCGACATCGACCGGATCGTCGCAATCTGGCGCGAGTGTCTCGAGCAATACGGCGGCCCTTATCTGTTTGGAGAACGTAGTGTCGCCGATGCGATGTATGCACCTGTGGTGACCCGCTTTGTCACCTATGACGTCAAGCTTGACCCGGATATCGTCGAATACGGACAGCGCATCCTCGCGCTGCCGGAGATGCAGCAATGGATCGCCGACGCGCAGCAGGAAATCGACGAGATCGATGAGCTGGACGTCGAATTCTAA
- a CDS encoding toxin → MRAVFVELVAFRKHRSDYLSDDEYRFLQEELLAEPGAGDVIRGTGGLRKLRFADKRRNKGKRGGLRVIYYYWVGGFQFWMFTLYDKDEMSDLTNDERKELARMLEVEIAQRSAR, encoded by the coding sequence ATGAGAGCCGTTTTTGTCGAGTTGGTAGCATTCCGGAAGCATCGTAGCGACTATCTGTCGGATGATGAATACAGGTTTTTGCAAGAAGAGTTGCTTGCCGAGCCTGGCGCTGGAGATGTCATTAGAGGCACGGGTGGTCTGCGCAAGCTTCGTTTTGCCGATAAGCGGCGAAACAAGGGCAAGCGTGGCGGTCTGCGCGTGATTTACTACTATTGGGTCGGTGGCTTCCAATTCTGGATGTTCACGCTCTACGACAAAGACGAAATGAGCGATCTAACGAACGACGAGCGCAAAGAGCTGGCGCGCATGCTCGAAGTCGAAATTGCGCAACGGAGTGCACGATGA
- a CDS encoding flavin reductase family protein: MNDTYFYDPATGHGLKHDPFKAIVAPRLIGWISTRSAAGHLNLAPYSFFGAFATFPAIIGFCSEGRKDSIGNIEETGEFVWNLATKPLAEQMNRSSAPVAPEVDEFQLAGLTPVPGRSVSVPHVGESPAALECKLLQIVRLNSLDGTPMDNYLALGQVVGVHIQNAYLKDGLFDTHAAQPIMRAGYRADYAQIGEMFQMIRPTA, from the coding sequence ATGAACGACACCTACTTCTACGACCCGGCCACAGGCCACGGTCTCAAGCACGATCCGTTCAAGGCGATCGTTGCTCCGCGCCTGATCGGCTGGATCTCGACCCGCAGTGCTGCCGGCCACCTCAACCTGGCGCCGTACAGCTTCTTTGGCGCCTTCGCGACCTTCCCGGCCATCATCGGTTTCTGCAGTGAAGGCCGCAAAGACAGCATCGGCAATATCGAGGAAACCGGCGAATTCGTCTGGAATCTCGCCACCAAGCCGCTTGCCGAGCAGATGAACCGCAGCTCCGCACCGGTTGCCCCCGAGGTCGACGAATTCCAGCTCGCCGGACTCACGCCGGTGCCGGGCCGCAGCGTTTCGGTGCCGCACGTCGGCGAATCGCCCGCAGCGCTCGAATGCAAGCTGCTACAGATCGTGCGCCTGAACTCCCTCGACGGAACACCGATGGATAACTACCTCGCCCTCGGCCAGGTGGTCGGCGTCCATATCCAGAATGCCTATCTCAAGGACGGTCTGTTCGACACGCACGCGGCCCAGCCGATCATGCGCGCGGGCTATCGCGCCGACTATGCGCAGATCGGCGAGATGTTTCAGATGATCCGTCCGACTGCGTGA